A window of the Cheilinus undulatus linkage group 21, ASM1832078v1, whole genome shotgun sequence genome harbors these coding sequences:
- the LOC121529591 gene encoding uncharacterized protein LOC121529591 — MTTEMAQKLFERMKTVLSNREQRQQFNSAEEFFQYFGTSQEMFQIAHSLLTKRTSIVLQRKPQDVWINQYNPDLLRCWQANMDIQFVVDAYSCVVYIISYALKSEREMGLLLDQAQKEAMNGNLQAKESMKKIGTVFLQSRQVSAQECCYRLTGLPLKQCSRGTQFIPTGEHPVRMSVPLSQLKQQQDSNQTDDQHLWMTNIVERYKNRPNTQPFVNMCLATFASEYRVVYKSQIPKGDNHHVIQLQNNCGFITKRVNEEKPAVIRYARLSPTKQPEAYHHSILQLFLPHYLDCQLKPAQFETYKDFYEHGAVNNENNTLENVKSIVERNRDLFEKEAEQIDEAEKMLKENGELEDAWAQICPQTELERLECQKLKEADINEGNDEHCSDANIPDLQPNRQTVYTIEANATQMTRADALQLLRSLNEKQSAIFYKIRQWCLQKVNGENPQPLKVFITGGAGTGTSHLIKAIYYESTRILKRLHPDEPDATTVVLTAPTGVAAYNINANTIHNTFSIGTDLSLPIKDLTEEKINSLRAKLGNLEILIIDEISMVDHSLLSYVHGRLRQIKQPGNNTPFAEVCILAVGDFYQLPPVKGSALYNDFKYINLWEDEFHIAELTQIVRQKDSDFAHALNRLRTHTKGTPLQDRDVEMLKSCETGEDNDALHIYATNNEVDHYNLKCLNETCAERVTISARDYERNAETGRLQLKDGHHHKVYKTCLQKYIHVGIGARIMLLKNIDVSDGLVNGAFGTIANMVLNDPDIEGNYFPTSIHVAFDDTKVGQKQRAKTHTIDPEGRTITILEPEEENVTRNGGLRRQYPIRLAWACTIHKVQGLTIDRAFVSLSKIFSPGQAYVALSRVTSLSGLTVKDFKESAIYCNAKEARNHLKIHLDPLDRP; from the exons ATGACAACTGAAATGGCACAAAAACTGTTTGAACGAATGAAAACTGTCCTCTCAAACCGTGAACAAAGACAACAGTTCAACTCTGCTGAGGagttttttcaatattttggcACATCACAGGAAATGTTTCAGATAGCACATTCTCTGCTTACCAAACGGACAAGCATTGTTCTACAACGGAAACCGCAAGATGTTTGGATAAACCAGTACAATCCAGATCTACTTCGCTGCTGGCAAGCAAACATGGACATTCAGTTTGTTGTGGATGCATATTCATGTGTGGTGTACATTATATCATATGCCCTCAAAAGTGAACGAGAAATGGGACTGCTGCTTGATCAGGCTCAAAAAGAGGCCATGAATGGAAATTTGCAAGCCAAGGagtcaatgaaaaaaataggcaCAGTTTTCTTGCAGAGCCGCCAAGTTTCAGCACAAGAATGTTGTTACAGATTAACTGGCCTACCGCTCAAACAGTGTTCACGTGGAACTCAGTTCATCCCAACTGGTGAACATCCTGTCAGAATGAGTGTACCGTTGAGTCAACTTAAACAGCAACAAGACAGCAATCAGACTGATGACCAGCATTTGTGGATGACAAACATTGTGGAGCGATACAAAAACAGACCAAACACACAACCATTTGTAAACATGTGCCTTGCAACATTTGCCTCAGAGTACAGAGTTGTTTACAAATCACAAATTCCCAAAGGTGATAACCATCATGTGATCCAGTTGCAAAATAACTGTGGGTTTATTACCAAAAGAGTTAATGAGGAGAAACCTGCTGTGATCAGATATGCTAGATTGTCACCAACAAAGCAGCCTGAAGCCTACCACCACAGCATACTTCAACTATTTCTGCCCCATTATTTGGACTGCCAACTGAAACCTGCACAGTTTGAAACTTACAAAGACTTTTATGAGCATGGTGCTGTGAACAATGAGAACAACACATTGGAAAATGTCAAATCCATAGTGGAGAGAAACCGTGACCTGTTTGAGAAAGAAGCTGAGCAAATAGATGAAGCTGAAAAGATGCTCAAAGAAAATGGAGAACTGGAAGATGCATGGGCACAGATATGTCCTCAAACTGAACTTGAAAGGCTGGAATGTCAAAAATTGAAAGAAGCAGACATAAATGAAGGAAATGATGAACACTGCAGTGATGCTAACATCCCAGATCTACAGCCTAACAGACAAACTGTTTACACAATAGAGGCTAATGCAACTCAAATGACAAGAGCTGATGCTTTGCAGTTGTTACGATCTTTAAATGAGAAACAATCTGCAATTTTCTACAAAATTCGACAGTGGTGTTTGCAGAAAGTCAATGGTGAGAATCCTCAGCCCCTAAAAGTATTCATTACCGGTGGAGCAGGAACAGGCACAAGCCATTTGATCAAGGCTATTTATTATGAGTCAACTAGAATTCTCAAAAGACTCCATCCTGATGAACCAGATGCCACTACTGTTGTACTAACAGCCCCAACAGGTGTAGCTGCCTACAACATAAACGCAAACACTATACATAATACCTTTTCAATTGGAACAGATCTGTCCCTACCCATCAAAGATTTGACAGAAGAGAAGATCAACTCTTTGCGTGCAAAACTAGGAAACCTTGAAATATTAATCATTGATGAAATATCCATGGTTGACCATTCACTCTTATCATATGTCCATGGAAGACTGAGACAAATCAAGCAACCAGGTAACAACACCCCATTTGCTGAAGTGTGTATTCTTGCAGTTGGAGACTTTTATCAGTTGCCCCCAGTCAAAGGTTCTGCTTTGTACAATGACTTCAAATACATAAACCTGTGGGAGGACGAATTCCATATTGCTGAGCTCACTCAAATAGTCAGACAAAAGGACTCAGACTTTGCTCATGCCTTGAATCGCTTACGCACTCATACAAAGGGCACACCTCTCCAAGACCGTGatgttgaaatgctcaaaagtTGTGAGACTGGAGAAGACAACGATGCTTTACACATTTATGCTACAAACAACGAGGTTGATCATTATAACCTGAAATGCTTAAATGAGACCTGTGCAGAGCGTGTCACCATATCAGCACGTGATTATGAGAGAAATGCTGAAACAGGTAGACTACAGCTAAAAGATGGCCATCATCACAAAGTGTACAAAACTTGTCTCCAGAAATATATCCATGTAGGAATAGGAGCTCGTAtcatgctgctgaaaaacattgATGTGTCTGATGGGCTTGTAAATGGTGCTTTTGGAACTATTGCTAACATGGTGCTTAACGATCCAGACATTGAGGGCAATTACTTCCCAACTTCCATCCACGTGGCATTTGATGACACCAAGGTTGGTCAAAAACAGCGGGCAAAAACACACACCATTGACCCTGAAGGGAGAACAATAACCATCCTGGAACCTGAGGAAGAAAATGTTACCCGTAATGGAGGCTTACGCAGACAATATCCAATAAGGTTGGCATGGGCGTGCACTATTCACAAAGTACAAGGCTTAACCATTGACAGAGCGTTTGTGTCTCTCAGCAAGATTTTTTCACCTGGACAAGCGTATGTCGCTCTGAGTCGTGTTACGAGTCTAAGTGGCTTAACAGTTAAGGACTTTAAAGAATCTGCCATTTATTGTAATGCAAAA GAGGCCAGAAACCATCTCAAGATTCACCTGGACCCCCTGGACAGACCATAA
- the LOC121503918 gene encoding uncharacterized protein LOC121503918: MPPKVNRRAEHMRRTWNARRQTSVRPPPDDPCCMGTGEIHPPPDYAVIASHNAEKAQKQFPRPFDKTFEKNLEKTSPRPFAKTSEKPLPVSDQSLPPAAQSLSMSDNAPEQNNPMSDAFVLEQCVEKQVPDTMTEAVEPTPESNLVAHHPDEAPPAGNNVAKAPENFFLQGSFSQLHHRFGANAGKQCVANSLAAVMMNKLKSITTWSDDRGNNDIDTVLIEGNKLYSSLKDGGHIGGRSGYLLIDELPNSYVMKDAHFEIKYGPSFCGMVGVFDEPQDSDMRDINVPLDVAIQRALIDHDACFITFGSNTCGC; this comes from the coding sequence ATGCCACCGAAGGTGAACCGCCGTGCTGAGCACATGAGGAGGACCTGGAATGCCCGCAGGCAGACCAGTGTTCGCCCTCCccctgatgacccctgctgtatgGGCACTGGAGAAATCCATCCCCCCCCTGACTACGCTGTTATAGCGAGCCATAATGCTGAAAAAGCGCAAAAACAATTTCCGAGACCCTTTGacaaaacctttgaaaaaaaccttgaaaaaacCTCTCcgagaccctttgcaaaaacctCTGAAAAACCTCTGCCTGTTTCTGATCAGTCTCTGCCTCCTGCTGCTCAATCTCTCTCCATGTCTGACAATGCTCCTGAACAGAATAATCCCATGTCTGATGCTTTTGTCCTTGAGCAGTGTGTTGAAAAGCAGGTCCCTGACACCATGACTGAAGCTGTTGAGCCTACACCTGAATCCAACCTTGTTGCACACCACCCTGATGAAGCGCCACCTGCTGGGAACAATGTTGCCAAAGCACCTGAGAATTTTTTCTTACAAGGGTCCTTCTCACAGCTTCACCACAGATTTGGGGCTAATGCAGGCAAACAGTGTGTAGCTAACAGTTTAGCAGCGGTCATGATGAATAAGCTTAAAAGTATAACAACCTGGAGTGATGACAGAGGCAACAATGACATCGACACTGTTCTTATTGAAGGTAACAAGTTGTACTCTTCTCTTAAAGATGGTGGTCACATTGGTGGAAGAAGTGGGTATCTGCTGATCGATGAACTACCAAATTCATATGTGATGAAAGatgcacattttgaaataaagtatGGTCCAAGTTTCTGTGGTATGGTTGGTGTTTTTGATGAGCCTCAGGATTCAGATATGAGGGACATTAATGTACCACTGGATGTAGCTATTCAAAGAGCACTGATAGATCATGATGCTTGCTTTATCACTTTTGGTAGTAACACGTGTGGCTGTTAA
- the pih1d1 gene encoding PIH1 domain-containing protein 1 — translation MTTDSSLLNSELELQQQEELYQQLLLQTMGQMQTENPDSKVIRPLPGICVKTVSEADKRKVFVNICQSHSVPQPPELSREELVELLQSEDPSGFRVPMSLGEPHTEVDNSSQGCTAYDVVVNQEFFQKCQKDPLFQQFVILVSLEGLENKYSLELSRDWKVLKNRKFLGSVSEQNIRTKSRPVIQELQPQESVTATARRPEFTLLVEPPVGDPEYLIAEIKLPGVLSSRSLVLDVGEDRLVLSARPSLFYLDIFHPFLINQEKSVAQYNIRTQILTVTMPVVSS, via the exons ATGACAACAGACTCCTCCCTCCTCAACTCTGAGCTGGAGTTACAGCAGCAAGAGGAGCTGTATCAACAGCTGCTTTTACAG ACAATGGGACAGATGCAGACTGAAAACCCAGACTCCAAAGTTATTCGGCCACTTCCTG GCATATGTGTCAAGACTGTCTCCGAGGCAGACAAAAGGAAGGTCTTTGTTAacatctgtcagtcacattcagTCCCACAGCCTCCAGAGCTTTCCAGAGAGGAGCTTGTAGAGCTGCTTCAATCAGAAGATCCCAGTGGCTTCAGAGTTCCCATGAGTCTAGGCGAGCCACACACAGAAGTAGACAACA GTTCTCAGGGTTGCACAGCATATGATGTAGTCGTCAACCAGGAGTTCTTCCAGAAGTGCCAG AAGGATCCCCTCTTTCAGCAGTTTGTAATTCTAGTATCTTTGGAGGGTTTGGAGAACAAATACAGTCTGGAACTAAGTAGAG ACTGGAAGGTGCTCAAAAACAGAAAGTTTTTGGGTTCTGTCAGCGAGCAGAACATCCGGACGAAAAGCAGGCCAGTGATTCAGGAGCTGCAGCCTCA GGAGAGCGTCACTGCTACAGCTAGAAG ACCTGAGTTCACTTTGCTTGTGGAGCCCCCTGTTGGTGATCCAGAGTACCTCATCGCAGAGATCAAGCTCCCTGGGGTG CTCTCTTCTCGCTCTCTGGTTCTGGATGTCGGCGAGGATCGACTGGTGTTGTCAGCTCGGCCATCACTATTTTATCTCGACATCTTCCACCCATTCCTAATCAACCAGGAAAAAAGTGTGGCACAGTACAACATCAGAACTCAg aTCCTTACAGTCACTATGCCTGTGGTGTCTTCATAA